A window of the Mucilaginibacter sp. cycad4 genome harbors these coding sequences:
- the rplR gene encoding 50S ribosomal protein L18 — protein sequence MGAKLSRRDRIKKGIRKRLSGSTERPRLSVFRSNKGIYAQIIDDVTGKTLVSASSLSKDFAAEGTKSDQSVAVGKLVASKAIAAGIKDVVFDRNGYLYHGRVKSLAEGAREGGLNF from the coding sequence ATGGGAGCTAAACTATCAAGAAGAGACAGGATTAAAAAAGGCATCAGGAAACGCCTTTCAGGGTCAACAGAACGTCCCCGCCTGTCAGTATTTAGAAGTAATAAAGGTATTTATGCGCAGATCATTGACGATGTAACCGGTAAAACTTTAGTTTCAGCATCATCTTTATCAAAAGATTTTGCCGCTGAAGGTACAAAATCAGATCAATCAGTAGCTGTAGGCAAGCTGGTAGCTTCAAAAGCTATCGCTGCAGGTATTAAAGATGTGGTTTTCGACAGGAACGGTTACCTGTACCATGGCCGTGTTAAGTCATTGGCCGAAGGTGCACGTGAAGGTGGTTTAAACTTTTAA
- the rplF gene encoding 50S ribosomal protein L6: MSRVGKAPIALPQGVTVTVSAENVVTVKGPKGQLQQAIDSDITIAQEDGQLLVQRPSEQKRHKALHGLYRALLNNMVIGVTEGYKVTQELVGVGYRATNTGNTLDLVLGFSHHYVFELPQEIKVTTTADKGKNPTIILESIDKQLIGQVAAKIRSLRAPEPYKGKGIKFQGEILRRKAGKSASKK; this comes from the coding sequence ATGTCAAGAGTAGGAAAAGCACCGATAGCACTGCCACAGGGAGTTACCGTTACCGTATCAGCAGAGAATGTTGTTACTGTTAAAGGTCCTAAAGGCCAGTTGCAACAGGCAATTGATAGCGATATCACTATTGCACAGGAAGACGGCCAGTTACTGGTTCAACGTCCGTCCGAACAAAAACGTCACAAAGCATTACATGGTTTATACCGTGCGCTTTTAAATAACATGGTAATTGGTGTAACTGAAGGTTACAAAGTGACCCAGGAATTAGTGGGTGTAGGTTACCGTGCCACCAATACAGGTAATACATTAGATTTAGTGTTGGGTTTCTCTCACCACTATGTATTTGAATTACCGCAGGAAATTAAAGTTACAACCACTGCTGATAAGGGTAAAAACCCAACCATCATACTTGAGTCTATCGACAAACAGTTAATTGGTCAGGTTGCAGCCAAAATCCGTTCATTACGTGCTCCGGAGCCTTACAAAGGTAAAGGTATCAAGTTCCAGGGCGAGATATTGAGAAGAAAAGCAGGTAAATCAGCATCTAAAAAATAA
- the rpmD gene encoding 50S ribosomal protein L30, whose protein sequence is MAKIKITQIKSVIDRTERQKKTIEALGLRKINHSVEVEATPAIVGMVRKVNHLVAVENI, encoded by the coding sequence ATGGCTAAGATCAAAATAACACAGATTAAGAGCGTGATCGACAGAACGGAACGCCAGAAAAAAACAATCGAGGCTTTAGGCTTGCGTAAAATTAACCACAGTGTGGAAGTTGAGGCTACACCTGCTATAGTTGGGATGGTTAGGAAAGTGAACCACCTGGTAGCGGTTGAAAATATTTAA
- the rpsH gene encoding 30S ribosomal protein S8 codes for MNTDPIADYLTRVRNAIKANHRVVEIPASNLKKEITKVLFDKGYIANYKFEDNGPQGSIKVALKYHPITKISAIRSISRISKPGLRKYAGTSNMPRVLNGLGIAILSTSKGVMSDKEARQQNVGGEVLCYVY; via the coding sequence ATGAATACAGATCCAATCGCAGATTATCTTACAAGAGTAAGGAATGCTATTAAAGCCAACCACCGGGTTGTTGAAATTCCTGCATCAAATCTGAAAAAGGAAATCACTAAGGTGCTTTTCGACAAAGGTTACATCGCAAATTACAAGTTTGAAGACAATGGTCCTCAGGGCAGCATTAAAGTTGCTTTAAAGTACCACCCGATAACTAAAATTTCTGCTATCCGCAGCATTTCGCGTATCAGTAAACCAGGTTTGAGGAAATACGCAGGTACAAGCAATATGCCGCGTGTATTAAATGGTTTAGGAATCGCCATCCTGTCAACTTCAAAAGGCGTTATGTCTGATAAAGAGGCACGTCAGCAAAATGTTGGTGGTGAGGTTTTATGCTACGTTTATTAA
- the rplE gene encoding 50S ribosomal protein L5, producing MTYVPRLKSKYKEEIRTALKDKFQYKSVMQVPKLEKIAINQGVGGATTDKKLIENTITELTTITGQQAVSSKSKKDISNFKLRKNMPVGVRVTLRDNTMYEFLDRLIAVALPRIRDFKGINDKGFDGRGNYTLGITEQIIFPEINIDKINKIQGMDITFVTSATNDVEALELLKQFGLPFKNQNSNG from the coding sequence ATGACTTACGTACCAAGATTAAAATCAAAATACAAAGAAGAAATCCGCACCGCACTGAAAGATAAATTTCAGTACAAAAGCGTAATGCAGGTTCCTAAACTGGAGAAAATTGCCATTAACCAGGGTGTAGGTGGTGCAACTACCGACAAGAAATTGATCGAAAACACCATCACTGAGTTAACTACCATCACTGGTCAGCAAGCAGTATCTTCAAAATCTAAAAAAGATATCTCAAACTTTAAATTGCGTAAAAATATGCCGGTTGGCGTACGTGTTACCCTGCGTGACAACACAATGTACGAGTTTTTGGATCGTTTAATCGCTGTAGCCCTGCCACGTATCCGTGACTTCAAAGGCATCAACGATAAAGGTTTTGATGGCCGCGGCAACTATACATTAGGTATTACTGAGCAAATTATCTTCCCTGAGATAAATATTGACAAAATCAATAAAATCCAAGGTATGGATATTACCTTTGTAACCTCCGCAACAAACGATGTTGAAGCATTGGAGTTGTTGAAACAATTTGGTTTACCATTTAAAAATCAAAATAGCAATGGCTAA
- the rpsN gene encoding 30S ribosomal protein S14, whose amino-acid sequence MAKEGVKAREVKRAKLVAKFAEKRAALKEAGDYAALDKLPKASSPVKLHNRCKLTGRPRGYMRQFGISRVTFREMALEGKIPGVKKASW is encoded by the coding sequence ATGGCTAAAGAAGGTGTAAAAGCACGTGAAGTAAAGCGCGCAAAATTAGTAGCTAAATTCGCTGAAAAAAGAGCTGCTTTGAAAGAAGCAGGCGATTACGCTGCTTTAGATAAATTACCAAAAGCATCATCACCGGTAAAACTGCACAACCGTTGCAAATTAACCGGCCGCCCTCGTGGTTATATGCGTCAGTTTGGCATTTCACGTGTTACATTCCGTGAAATGGCTCTTGAAGGCAAGATCCCGGGAGTGAAAAAAGCAAGCTGGTAA
- the rpsE gene encoding 30S ribosomal protein S5, giving the protein MSTINIKRVKTSEIELKDRLVSIQRVAKVTKGGRTFSFSAIVVVGDENGVVGYGLGKAKEVTEAIAKGIDDAKKNLVKVPIINGTVPHEQIGKFSGGFVFIKPAANGTGVIAGGAMRAVLESAGVHNVLAKSKGSSNPHNVVKATVSALAQLRDANTVAQQRGISLGKVFNG; this is encoded by the coding sequence ATGTCAACAATCAACATAAAAAGAGTAAAAACAAGCGAGATCGAATTAAAAGACCGCTTGGTAAGCATACAGCGTGTTGCCAAAGTAACCAAAGGCGGCCGTACTTTCAGCTTCTCTGCCATTGTGGTAGTAGGTGATGAAAACGGTGTTGTGGGTTACGGTTTAGGTAAAGCTAAGGAGGTAACTGAAGCTATTGCTAAAGGCATTGATGATGCTAAAAAGAACCTGGTAAAAGTTCCGATCATTAACGGAACTGTGCCTCATGAGCAAATTGGTAAATTTAGCGGTGGTTTTGTTTTCATTAAACCAGCAGCTAACGGTACAGGTGTAATTGCCGGTGGTGCTATGCGTGCCGTATTAGAGTCGGCAGGTGTACACAACGTATTGGCAAAATCAAAAGGTTCATCAAACCCGCACAACGTGGTAAAAGCAACCGTATCGGCATTAGCCCAGTTACGTGATGCAAATACTGTAGCACAACAGCGCGGAATTAGTTTAGGTAAAGTATTTAACGGATAA